The nucleotide sequence TCTGCGCCCGTGAAAATTGGACCCTGATTGAAGGCAGCGCCAGCTGGGCCGATCCGGCCGGCCTCGTCGCCCGCGCAACCTATGAAGACATGCGCGACGCCATTCTCGATCAGCTGCGCACCGCCCTGCCGGTCAATGCCGTGGTGATGGGCCTTCACGGCGCCATGGTCGCCCAGGGTTATGATGATCCGGAAGGCGATCTCCTCACCCGCATGCGCGAGATCGTCGGGCCGGATATCCTCATCTGCGCCGAGCTCGATCCGCACAGTCACCTCACCGCCAAGCGCGCGGCCGCGGCGGATTTCTTCGTCTACTTCAAGGAATTCCCGCATACCGATTTCGTCGATCGGGCCCGCGACCTCTGGGATATCGCCGTGCGCACCCTCAAGGGCGAAATCAAACCGGTGATGAGCATTTTCGATTGCCGGATGATCGACGTCTTCCCGACCTCCAAGCAGCCCATGCGCGGGTTCGTCGACAAGATCATGGCGCTCGAAAAGTCCGAGCCGGGCCTGCTTTCGCTTTCCGTCGTCCATGGCTTCATGGCCGGTGACGTGCCCGAAATGGGCACCAAGATGGTCGCCATCACAGACAATGCCAAGGCTCAGGGCGATGCGCTGGCTGAAAAGCTCGGGCGCGAGCTCTACGCCATGCGCGGCACCTTCATGGTCGAGCAGGTCAATGCCGAAACCGCCGTGGCCCAGGCCATGGCCGCTGACAAAGGCCCGGTGGTGATTGCCGATGTCTGGGACAATCCCGGCGGCGGCACGGCGGGTGACGCCACGATCCTCCTCGCCGAACTCATTGCCCGCGACGCCCAGAACGTTGCCGTCGGCACCATCTGGGACCCGATCGCGGTTCAGATCTGCTTTGCCGCTGGCGAAGGCGCCGAAATCGCCCTTCGCTTTGGCGCCAAATCCGCGCCGGACACCGGCAGCCCCATCGACCAGCGCGTCATCGTCAAAAAACTCGTCCGCGACGCCCAGATGCGCTTCGGCGAAAGCTTTGCGCCCTTCGGCGACGCTGCGCTCATCAGCTTTGGCGGCATCGAGGTCATCCTCAACTCCACCCGCGCCCAGAGTTTTGACCCCAGCCTCTTTTCAGCCCTCGGCGTCGAGCCGACCGAAAAGAAGATCCTCCTCATCAAGTCGACCAATCATTTCTACGCGGCGTTCTCGAAAATCGCTTCCGAGATCATCTACTGCTCCGCCGGCAAAGCCTATCCCAACCGCCCGGCCGAAACGAACTACCGCAAAGCCCCCAAAACCATCTGGCCGATGGTGGATGATCCCTGGGCGGTGTAACCACCACCGTCATCTCCCGGCTCGTCCAGGTGATCCATACAGCGTCAAGTTGGATTTGCCCGGACAAGCCGGGCAATGACGGCGGACGGGATAGCGTTTAACGCACGCAGCACTCTCGGCCCCATCGCCCCCTCGCCCCTCAGGGGAGAGAGTTGGGGTGAGGGGTTAAGGCCCATCAAGGGAACACCGGTTTTCTCACCCACCCCAGCTCAATGCTAACAGTCTGCTAACCAACTCGCCCCAAGTGCGACGGAAAAATCACTCCGCCGCCCAGTGCCCGTACATGATCGGCATCAGCCCCACGAGCGCCTTGAACCGCTCATAATTCTTCCGCTCCGGCAGCGTCCATCCGGCCTCGGCGACCGCGGAAAGCCGTGGGAAAACAAGGCGATCGAAGATGGCGCGGTCGGTCATGCTCTCCGACCAGATGCAGCTTTGCACGCCCAGGAGATGCTGCAGCCCCTTTTCGGAGAAACCAGCCCGCGCTTCGAACTCATAGGTCTCCTGCGGTCCCGACCATCCGGCCCAACCAGCGCCGGGCTCAGCCCAGGAAATTCCATTTGCCATATCAAGATAGTAGCGCTGTCCCGGGGAGACGACGATGTCGAAGCCGCGCTCGGCCAGCTCCGCATTGATCTCCACATTGCGCCAGCCGATGACATATGATTTGTCCTTGTCCACCGCATCGCCATGGGCCGCTTCCTCCCAGCCGCCGGTGATCGCGCCCTTCTTGGAAATATAGTCGTGCACCCGACGGATGAAGGCCGATTGCAGCACGGCCGTGGGCGAGCCCTCGATTTCATCGGCGCCGTGGTGATTGCCTAACTGGTTGAATTGGCTCTCATGTTTGGCGCGCATGGCCGGGCCCGCGAGCTTTTCGATCATGTCCAGCGCCAGCGGTGACCCCGACCAGGCCGCCAGCGGCACCTCGTCGGCACCGAGGTGGAAGACGCCCGCCGGGAAGATTTCCAGCACCTCGTCGATCACCGTCTCGACGAATTTATACACGGGCTCATGGGCCGGGTTTAGACTGTTGTTCGGAAAGCCCTGCACCGACTGGTATTCGCCGGTCTCATCGGGGTCGCGCAGTTCGGGGAGGGCCTGCAGCGCCGCGTAGAAATGGCCGGGCATATCGACTTCGGGGATAACGCTGATAGATAGACTCTCGGCCAGCGCCACGATCTGACGCATCACATCCTTGGTGTAATAGCCGCCCGTCGGTTGCGGGCCGGAGCCGAGCATGGGCGGGAGGGCCTTGCCGTGGCCGCGCCAGGCGCCGATCTCGGTCAGCGCCGGATAGGCCGATATTTCGATGCGCCAGGCCTCGTCCTCGGTCAGGTGCCAGTGGAACTTATTCATCTTGTTCCACGCCATGATCTCGATCAGGCGGCTGACCTCGGCGCCGGTGTAGAACTGCCGCGCCACATCCAAGTGACTGCCGCGGAACGAAAATCCTGGCTCATCCTCGATCCGCCCGCCCGTCGGCCAGGTAAAGGTCGAAGGATGCAGCCGCGCCCCGCGCAGCATATGCCCCAGCGTCACAAGGCCGTAAAAGAAGCCATGTCGGGTCGAGGCAGAGATAGTGGCGCTGTTATCGGCAAACTCGATCTCATAGGCCTCGTCGCCCAGCCCCGACTTCTCGCTGAGATGCACCGGCATGCCGGCTTCCGAGGCCGGACGCACCAGCGCCTCGACCGAAAAGAGATCAGCCACAAGGCCGGAAAACCCCTTTGCCGCCTCGCTCGCCGCTTCGCCGACAGGCTTCAGATCGAGCCCAGCGGGCGCAATCCGATTGCCACTCGTCGCCACCGACTTCGGCCAGGGAATGATCGAATGGGACACCGGCGCCTTAGCCGGTACCGGGAATTTTGGCGCGCCCTTGAGGAGCGGTGAATTGTGCCCCTTGCCCGCAGTCGGCGCGGTCGGAATGTTGATCACCCGGCCATCCTCGAGCACCACATAGGCCGAATTGGCCCCGTCGCTCCAGTGGCGCAGACCATAGGAGAGACCGCGCGCTGTCGCCGTCCAGGTCTCGCCAGGGTTCAGCACGAAGCCATCGGGCGGCGCGACAAGTGTATGATTGGACAGGCGTTTCAGGAGCCTACCATTTTCCAACGTGGCGTGGGGATCGACCCGGGCCGGTCCGGAAAAGCCCAGCTGGAAATTGCTGACGGGCGCATCGCCGGTATTGGTCAGCTCCAGTCCATAGCCGAGCGGCTCACTGTCCGTGGCAGGCGTCCAGGTGGTGGCGAAGGCGAAAGAAGCAGACATTATGGGGTCCTGTACGTTTTTCCCGGCTGGGCTTAATCGCCCAAAGGCTGGGCGTCGTCGCCGTCGCGATTGACGACGAGCTGGTGTTTGATCCGGCGCATGCTGGCGATCGCCGGCGTGCCCAGGCGCGTGGCGACGGTCTGGGAGAGGATGTCGACTGTCGCGAGAAAGGCGTATCGCCCCGGCGTCGGGCGCAAAATGTCAGTGTTTTCATGCCAGTGGACGGGAATGACGATGTCGGCCGCCTCCGCCACCATGGAGTTTCCGCGCGTGATGGCGATCCGCTTGAGGCCATATTCCCCGGCCACCGCGAGCGCCTTGGCGAGCTGGGCATTGTTGCCGGAAAGCGAAAAGGCAATCACCACGGTTCCGGCCGGGGCCGAGGCGGCCCGCATCAACTGCAGCTGATGGTCGAGGCTCGAGGCGACTTTCACGCCGAGCCGGAACAGGCGCGTCTCGATCTCTCCGGCCAGCATGGAAGAGGCGCCGCCGGAGCCGAAGGCAAGCACATAACTCGCGCCTGCCAGCGTCTCGGCAGCGCGATCCATCGCGGAAAAATCCAGCCTTTCAAAGCTTTGATATATGGTCGCCTGGATGCCGTTGACCACGCCCTGGGCGATGTCCCGCACGTCAACCGGCCCCGCCGTGGGGGCGAGATAGCGCTGGCCGACAAAACGGGACTGGGCCAGCCGCACCTTGAAATCGGCGTAGCTGTCGCAGCCGAGCCGGCGGCAGAAGCGGGTGACGGTAGGCGGCGACACCTCGGCCTGAGCGGCAAGGTCCACAATGCTCATCTTGAGAACGCTGTCGACATCGGAGAGCACGATCTCAGTCAGAGCCCGTTCGGAACGGGTAAACCCGTCCTTTTCCGACTGCAGCAATCCAACAATGTCCAACATGGCGTTTTCCTCCGCCCGCATATTTTCATGCGATCAGGACATAAATGAAAAAGGTGGCCCCACAAGCCTTTGTGCCGAAAGGCCGGTCAGTAGATCGCCAGCCCCCTGGCATCGAAGAGATGTGCCTTGTCGAGGGCGAAGCCCATCCGGACGGCCTTGCCATCGACCAAGTCCGGATTGCCCTCGAAGAGGCCGATGAAGTTCTCGCCACCGGCGAGGGTCGAATAGGTGATGGTGTGGATGCCCAGCTGCTCGACGATATTGGGGGTGGTCTCGATCGAGAATTCCCCCTGGCCAAGGCTCATGTGCTCCGGGCGGATCCCGAGCGTCACATCCTGGCCGGCGACCGCTGTGCTGGAGCGCGGCAGGGCAATGGAGCCGAGACTGCCGAGATCGACCGTCACGGTAGTGCCATCGGCGCTGCGCACCCTGCCATTGATGAAGTTCATCTTCGGGCTGCCGATAAAGCCGGCGACGAAGAGATTATCGGGCTTGTGATAAAGCTCAAGCGGCGAGCCGACCTGGCTGATTTCGCCGGCATTGAGCACCACGATCTTGTCGGCCATGGTCATGGCTTCGATCTGGTCGTGGGTCACGTAGATCATGGTCGAACCGAGCCGCTTGTGCAGCTCCATCAACTCGATGCGCATCTCGGAACGGAGCGCGGCGTCGAGGTTGGAAAGCGGTTCGTCGAAGAGAAAAATCTTGGGCTGGCGCACAATGGCGCGGCCGATGGCTACACGCTGGCGCTGGCCGCCAGAGAGCTGGCCCGGGCGATGCTGCAGGCGGCTCTCGAGCTGCAACACCTTGGCGGCAGCAGAGACGCGCTTGTCCACCTCGGCCTGCGGCAGTTTTTCGACGCGCAGCGGGAAGGCGATATTTTCGTAAACGCTCATATGGGGATAGAGCGCGTAGCTCTGGAACAC is from Devosia sp. SD17-2 and encodes:
- a CDS encoding M81 family metallopeptidase, whose translation is MRVFTAALATETNTFSPIAVDRRAFEASLDAGPGEHPETPTLCTAPITIGREICARENWTLIEGSASWADPAGLVARATYEDMRDAILDQLRTALPVNAVVMGLHGAMVAQGYDDPEGDLLTRMREIVGPDILICAELDPHSHLTAKRAAAADFFVYFKEFPHTDFVDRARDLWDIAVRTLKGEIKPVMSIFDCRMIDVFPTSKQPMRGFVDKIMALEKSEPGLLSLSVVHGFMAGDVPEMGTKMVAITDNAKAQGDALAEKLGRELYAMRGTFMVEQVNAETAVAQAMAADKGPVVIADVWDNPGGGTAGDATILLAELIARDAQNVAVGTIWDPIAVQICFAAGEGAEIALRFGAKSAPDTGSPIDQRVIVKKLVRDAQMRFGESFAPFGDAALISFGGIEVILNSTRAQSFDPSLFSALGVEPTEKKILLIKSTNHFYAAFSKIASEIIYCSAGKAYPNRPAETNYRKAPKTIWPMVDDPWAV
- a CDS encoding beta-N-acetylhexosaminidase — encoded protein: MSASFAFATTWTPATDSEPLGYGLELTNTGDAPVSNFQLGFSGPARVDPHATLENGRLLKRLSNHTLVAPPDGFVLNPGETWTATARGLSYGLRHWSDGANSAYVVLEDGRVINIPTAPTAGKGHNSPLLKGAPKFPVPAKAPVSHSIIPWPKSVATSGNRIAPAGLDLKPVGEAASEAAKGFSGLVADLFSVEALVRPASEAGMPVHLSEKSGLGDEAYEIEFADNSATISASTRHGFFYGLVTLGHMLRGARLHPSTFTWPTGGRIEDEPGFSFRGSHLDVARQFYTGAEVSRLIEIMAWNKMNKFHWHLTEDEAWRIEISAYPALTEIGAWRGHGKALPPMLGSGPQPTGGYYTKDVMRQIVALAESLSISVIPEVDMPGHFYAALQALPELRDPDETGEYQSVQGFPNNSLNPAHEPVYKFVETVIDEVLEIFPAGVFHLGADEVPLAAWSGSPLALDMIEKLAGPAMRAKHESQFNQLGNHHGADEIEGSPTAVLQSAFIRRVHDYISKKGAITGGWEEAAHGDAVDKDKSYVIGWRNVEINAELAERGFDIVVSPGQRYYLDMANGISWAEPGAGWAGWSGPQETYEFEARAGFSEKGLQHLLGVQSCIWSESMTDRAIFDRLVFPRLSAVAEAGWTLPERKNYERFKALVGLMPIMYGHWAAE
- a CDS encoding MurR/RpiR family transcriptional regulator — encoded protein: MLDIVGLLQSEKDGFTRSERALTEIVLSDVDSVLKMSIVDLAAQAEVSPPTVTRFCRRLGCDSYADFKVRLAQSRFVGQRYLAPTAGPVDVRDIAQGVVNGIQATIYQSFERLDFSAMDRAAETLAGASYVLAFGSGGASSMLAGEIETRLFRLGVKVASSLDHQLQLMRAASAPAGTVVIAFSLSGNNAQLAKALAVAGEYGLKRIAITRGNSMVAEAADIVIPVHWHENTDILRPTPGRYAFLATVDILSQTVATRLGTPAIASMRRIKHQLVVNRDGDDAQPLGD
- the ugpC gene encoding sn-glycerol-3-phosphate ABC transporter ATP-binding protein UgpC; translation: MSQLSLKNLEKSFNEARIIKGIDLDVAEGEFVVFVGPSGCGKSTLLRMIAGLEDVSAGEIEIGGRIVNDLPPVQRGIAMVFQSYALYPHMSVYENIAFPLRVEKLPQAEVDKRVSAAAKVLQLESRLQHRPGQLSGGQRQRVAIGRAIVRQPKIFLFDEPLSNLDAALRSEMRIELMELHKRLGSTMIYVTHDQIEAMTMADKIVVLNAGEISQVGSPLELYHKPDNLFVAGFIGSPKMNFINGRVRSADGTTVTVDLGSLGSIALPRSSTAVAGQDVTLGIRPEHMSLGQGEFSIETTPNIVEQLGIHTITYSTLAGGENFIGLFEGNPDLVDGKAVRMGFALDKAHLFDARGLAIY